A DNA window from Arachis hypogaea cultivar Tifrunner chromosome 18, arahy.Tifrunner.gnm2.J5K5, whole genome shotgun sequence contains the following coding sequences:
- the LOC112771141 gene encoding nuclear pore complex protein NUP35, with the protein MSTTKHKTPRSRSQALFFRDLASPVSARRQKFSRSGQAAAVPALWRENFGGSDLPPPPVFTLEDMSAFSPESGIPDYQISPESKSNIRTPIQASNREFSTPLKSKSEASTSYVLRGVQQNQLSSTGLSWWSPTTAKSGGEQDEKGGSSPVEGVVQPGALITLPPQLEVARPEIQRNSLPVGNLNEEEWVTVYGFSPGDTNLVLREFEKCGEILKHVPGPRDANWMHILYQNRSYAQKALNKNGMQLNGVLIVGVKPLDPMQRQALGERLNHQNDNSTSRQTGGAIVSPTKLMAYRMMDWLFGVSARDSESSTLKAPSRPYHLQNDNSTSHQTGGAIVSPAKLRVYRMMDWLFGVSARDSESSTLKAPSQPYHLQNDNSTSHQTGGAIVSPTKLMANRMMDWLFGV; encoded by the exons ATGAGCACCACAAAGCACAAAACTCCAAGGTCTCGTAGTCAGGCTTTGTTTTTCCGGGATTTAGCCTCACCTGTTTCTGCCAGGAGACAAAAGTTTTCAAGATCGGGCCAGGCAGCTGCAGTACCTGCTCTGTGGCGTGAGAATTTTGGTGGTTCGGACCTTCCACCTCCTCCTGTTTTTACCTTGGAAGACATGTCAGCTTTTTCTCCTGAATCAGGCATACCGGATTACCAAATATCTCCGGAGTCTAAATCCAATATTAGGACTCCAATTCAAGCTTCAAATAGAGAATTTTCAACTCCATTGAAAAGCAAATCCGAGGCCAGCACATCTTATGTGTTAAGAGGGGTGCAACAAAACCAGCTGAGCTCTACAGGGTTGAGTTGGTGGTCACCCACAACTGCAAAGAGTGGTGGAGAACAAGATGAAAAGGGAGGGAGTTCACCAGTTGAGGGTGTGGTTCAGCCTGGTGCTCTTATAACTCTCCCTCCGCAGCTGGAAGTAGCAAGGCCAGAGATTCAAAGGAATTCACTGCCAGTTGGGAATCTCAATGAGGAAGAGTGGGTAACTGTTTATGG ATTTTCTCCAGGTGATACTAATTTGGTTTTAAGGGAGTTTGAAAAATGTGGTGAAATTTTGAAACATGTTCCTGGTCCTAGAGATGCTAATTGGATGCATATTTTATATCAG AATCGTTCTTATGCACAGAAAGCCCTTAACAAGAATGGAATGCAGCTCAATGGAGTCCTAATAGTTGGTGTGAAACCCTTGGATCCCATGCAACGTCAAGCATTGGGTGAACGGCTTAACCATCAG AATGACAACTCAACTTCCCGTCAAACTGGAGGAGCCATTGTTTCTCCAACAAAATTAATGGCGTACAGGATGATGGATTGGCTATTTGGAGTCTCTGCTAGAGATTCAGAATCAAGTACGCTGAAAGCTCCCTCTCGACCCTACCATCTGCAAAATGACAACTCAACTTCTCATCAAACTGGAGGAGCCATTGTTTCTCCAGCAAAATTAAGGGTGTACAGGATGATGGATTGGCTATTTGGAGTCTCTGCTAGAGATTCAGAATCAAGTACGCTGAAAGCTCCCTCTCAACCCTACCATCTGCAAAATGACAACTCAACTTCTCATCAAACTGGAGGAGCCATTGTTTCTCCAACAAAATTAATGGCGAACAGGATGATGGATTGGCTATTTGGAGTCTAG